ATATACCACACCACTGAGCAGTAGATCTTCCAACTTCACCCCATAACACCTTTCCCAGTTACTAATTAAATAGCTCAAAATgctttacattattttaaataagcTTCACAACTCTCATGGTAAGTATTATGTATAGTTTCTCCTTTATTGTTTCAAATGCCTTCTCCACCAAAAAGTGGAAGTGGATGAGTCTTTTACAAAGAACCAAATAAGTCAGATGAAGAGATGCACCATTCATGGCAGCTTTGCGCAATATCTCACACAAGCTCCAACAAAACTCCATGCCACTTGGTGCAAGAGATGTATAATCCCAGTGTAGTCCTTCTTCCTAAAACCTGCCAAGGAACTAAATTGATTCTACTATCAAACACCCAACAGAAGTAAAAGAAGGGTTATGATTCACACTGATGTAATGTTTCAGGCCATCTGTACTGCAATGCCCATGCACAATGGAGATGAATGTAGAATAGAGAGTTGGGTTTAACTTGTAATTGCCTTGGCTTTTGTCAGTTTGTCTCACTTCTTTAACTTTGCTTAATCAtcccatagattttttttcctgtttgttaaTTAAGACTAGAGTTGCAGGGAGCAGCTGGTCTTATCTCGCTCCAAAGCAATCACAAGTATCTGcgattttttaataaaatatatcttTATTCTTCTGAATGACTAAGATAAATGATTTGGTGTCACTTATTTCACGTCTCTGACTTCAGTCTAAGTTGAACTAGAGATCTGCCGGCTGTACAGCACAAGTGAAATAAACAAGTTGAAGagaaatgttaacattttaatGAGGAGAAAAAGAATTTTACATAACAGGTGATCTATTTGTAAGTTTGGGTAATGATAACATTTTAGTCAATTAacaagaaaagcagaaaataatgAAAAGATTTTATTTAGCTCAGAGGAAGCAGTTATCCTTTTGGAGAAACTGTGTTCTACTTATCAGCAGATGCTTTCAGGTACATAATACCCAAGTGAACACAACATTTCCACAGTTCTGGGAATTTATTCGCTCCTTAGAAATGTGGCTTTTGAATTTTAACAAGTGTTCATTTAACAAGCAACAAAAAAGATAGGTGTTAAACTTCACTGTAGACatgaataaatgaaaataaatccaTTTGTGTGTTTTTGGCAAGAAAAGTGACTGGTTTAAAATTGCTGTTGCTTTGTCTTAGCCAATAGTATGATACCTTCATGTATTTACTTTCTTCTTGTATCTGAAAGTTTTTGGATATGGAAGTGGCACTTAATGGCAGTACATTCAAAAGATTGCTGGAACTGTTCTGAGTCAcaaaaatatcctgaaatagctattctgtgtcttttgaacgcacctgttatttcgataTACAATGGGCTCACCATTCCAATGTCCCTATAagcctcgttccacaaggagtaagggacattttggaatagcaatttatttcaaagtgctgtgtagacagtgccaaatttcaaaataagctatttcaaaataacattgaaataagatacataatttgcttatcttactttgacctatagtacagtgtagatgtaccctttgtgtgAGATATAATTGCACTCCATGTTTCTTATTTACATACAGTAGATTTGGGAGCCCAATTTAATTCCCATAAAACTCAGTGAGAGTCTTGGTCCCTTGACACATCCATGTTTAGACATGATCATATTAGTGAGCTATAGAAACTTTTTCTCTGCATCTTATTTGACCTGAAATCCATTTTAACATTAAATACACTATCATATACCTTGCAATAAGGATGGAACATTCCTTTCAAATTTAGTGCAATCTAGAAGGGCATGGACGGAACATGCAGTGCTGACACTGCAATTCAATATTATCTGGTGACCACTGTCCTTTGGATGAAATGGTAAAGGGGCAGCTGGAGGTTTTCCATTTCTGGTGGCTGTCCAACTCAGAGCAAAAGATTCATTGCAATGCATGTTTGCCTGTGCAGTCATCTAACAGATTGTTTTACAGCAGTTTAGGAGACTAGAGGATTCCAAATGATGGTATAGAATTCTGACTGAGAATGTGTGAGGATTCAGCCATTCAATTACACTATAACTTTCCTAGAGtgaaaactttgttttaaatgagCAAACATTTTTATACCTGCATAGTGGTATGAACTGAAACATTTTGGGACTTTCATTCAACTCTACCATGAATGAAGTGTTTGCCATTTCTCACTGAATTCCACTAGTTGGGAGTATCACACATTTTAACCAAAGAGCTGCTTTTCTTATGGAATTGCTAATTTGCTTACGATCTGTGAGAAGGCCAGGCTATATTACAACAATAGAAGTGAAATCTCCATGAGGCAAGATGCTGAGGGATATTCTGACTCTGATATAGATTGACAAAAATATCAACTGTCATTACATAAACTGAAGATGTTCCCACTTTTCTTAAAAGTTTAGCACTGTGCTCCAGCACTAGAAAGTCAAGCCAGCCCAGCTTCTGTGTGTCCCTGGTTTTTTTATTCATATTTCCACTCTTCATTCCAGTGTCATCAATGCTACTAGTATCATGGCATCAAAGTCAGCTCATAGCTGACTATGTTAATGTCTGCTTTAGTGCAATCACTGTGTCACCATCTTGGACTTTTTTTACATATGAAGATGCTGAGTATCATACACACATACTGTGAATCGTACCATGCATTCTTGTGCCATTTTAATCAATTTTCAGTAATGGTTGGTCAGTAGCAAGTATTTTGGCGACCCATAATCAAACTATCTCTTGCATACAGAGTAAAATAATGATAAAAGCATGAGACAattctgaaaaattaaaataaaacaaaagaaaagaaaatactccATAGCCTGGGAGATTGTTCAAAACCAAAGATCAACACTCTCAATTACTAAATATGTATCTTCAGAAAGAAAATGTGGAACATTCCAAATCTTTCTAATGCCCCAGATTAGTGATCCAAAATTGCCTGGCCTACTTTATCACTGCTGACTCACAGACCCAATTACCCAGAAGTAAAATGTTTAACAGAGCCAGGGCACTATGTATTTACATTCATTAGAGTCAATTTTTACATGGGAAAACTAAAACCATGTTTCAGCAAGTTTACCTCACATACAGTATTTCCCCAAGAACTTCTTATGGAAAAAAAACTAGGCAGCGTATTATAATTCCTATTTACATCACTAATTCACATCCAGATCAACAAAAAGGATTCATCCTATTCCAAAGTCGAGTATGTTCATGAAAAACCACAGTCAATTCAAAGGAAAACTATTAAGGAAAAAAGTATTAATGAGAGTGACAGAAATAGCAAAAGGATAAAGATTCCATCATTAAAATGAGCTGACTCCCCAtctgttggttggttggtttttagaTTGGTAGTGGTTGTAGTGATGGTATATAGTAAGCAAGCATATATATAGTGTATAAGTTGGaaaattttggatttttttaagagtagggaaaaactgaaaattatGACTGAGTAGACATACAAAACAGATATAAATTACTACCAGAGATAGAGATTTACACCTACTTTTACAAATATAAATGACTACACAAAGTGCATGTCAGTGAAGACTCATTCCCTGTATAAATGCTTATTTATCTTAATAATGGTTACTAATAATGTTTAATACTTGGTATTTTACACGCTCCTAatgtaaaatcctggccccactgacttcaacatgGAGCCCATCCTTAGAGTGGAGTACTTCAACTTTATATATCATAATATGCAGAACAGATACTCTTCACACAGCACAAATCATGAATCACTAGCAGTCTATTCACAATTTCTAGCAGAGGTGGAGCAGAAGCAAAATCCTGGCTCTGTGTATTCCTGGTCTTTGTGGAAATGTTAGTCAGAAACATTATGGCTTGGACCATCTCTTTCTCCAAAACTGTGCAGACTTTGCTGATCCAAGGTAATCAGATTGTCCTTAGAAGTGTCTCTTATTATGAAGGAAAAATTTCCATTATCATATTGTTTCCAAGGAGTTAGACAGTTAATACTGTAGAAGTTTCTCCTTCACTTTTAGTCAATGGCAGAAACAGTTGTCattagttttatttatttgttccacTTTAATTCTATTCTTTAGCAAGAGGGTTAAGGTGGCAAAAGAGTCAGCTAGGAAGTTGATTTAATTCCCATGCAGTGCAACATGGGATAGGAAGTGGTCTCTGATTTCTCATTGCTTGGACCTTTGACTCTCTGGAGCATTAGAGAAGTGCATGTTTGGGTTTTGAAAAGGCTTCTCTTTGTTTCCTGCATTGACTTTTCTCAGCACAGGTTTGGCAGCCATCTACGAGTGAAGGATATAATTCATGTGTGTGCATGGGCACAAATAGTAACCCTAAGAGAAACAAGAGGGAATGCTGAGATCCTTTCAATTCAGACTTCAATTAGGTGTAAACATATCAGTGAAGTTATTGTGACTGGATAGCTAGAAGCTGAGGGCAAAGTGTGCCACTATATACAAAAATGAAGCACAATCAACTGCTTTCTTGATACAGGAATTAAACTCTTCCACTACATACAAAGAGGTCTGTGCCTCCACTAAGCTAGAATTAAGGCAAAGGCAGACTGGTGCACACACAGAGAGAACAGCTTTTCCcacttttaaattaataaatcactttcatttatGACTCATAATTTaggccctgctcctgcaaacTGTTCTGGActactctcattgaagtcaacaaTGTCCTGTGACAGCATTGAGAACTACCTGCATGTGATAGCTTGGGATAATTCTGCACAAATTTGAAGACACAAGATTGAAAACCATGATGGAGTTTGAGTATAGTCTTTTTGTGAGACCATTTAAACCACCATCTGCACAGTACATACTGAAACTCAACtttaagtattttatttttatgtacaGTTCATTTTTTGTCTGGAAATAAAATATCTAAATACAGACAGACTGTAATGTTGTATATGTATAGCTCTCAACGATACTTTACTGAATAAATGCTTTGTACATAAATCTGTCTCTTTAATGGAGTTTACAGCTACATTGATAAAATGGGTTCCCCATTTCCTTGATTGTTTTTAACCAATAACAAGCAGAGAGACGATTACAAGTTAATATTAATAAGCAGCTCAAATAACACTGGTTAAACTATGTACAATACAAACCATTcatacaaatgaagactaggaTATTGAATTTGTTACAATATTTGTAATATAGATAGGACAGCCACTTACAACTTACATGTTGTGTATCAGGCATTTTCCTTCTTGGAGAAGAGTTGAAGAGTTTTTAAGTAGCTCAGCTGGTCTCAACTCTGCTAATTTAAATGTTCGGTGGAGAAATATTGAAACCATAAAGTCTGCCCACATGTAAATTCCAAATGTCTGCTCATCTTTACGAGTAATAGGCTCCCTCCACAGAAAAAGAGCCACCTAATGTCACCTTGAATGTGCCTACTATATGCTGGAAAAAAGTCACTATGCTTTGCTGTGTTCATATAATAAGGAATACTGAACTCTAGACACACATTTTTCCCATTTTAACAAGCATTTACTCCTATAGTATTAATTACCAGTACAGCTAGTCTAAGCAGTAAAATGCATGAGTGGGGATTATTGATTGGCATGTATTCAAGACTTTAAAGGAGATTTCCATAACAGTTTGTGTTAGAAACCATTCTCTGTGTAGTTAATCCTTTTGGCTTGATGATAGGTTATCCTGAAACATTATGTATGAGACAATGAAAGCCCTCTTAACAGGAATCTCAATAGATGTGAGCTGAAAAGAGTGCATGTCTGTATGGTTTTATTTTGAATCCATAGTGATTTACAACTAGACTGATACATGGAGCtgactgggcagaaatcacattaGATTGTTTTCCACTAACATATTTGCAGCCAtttgacagcagcagcagagtatAGACACATTCCAGGCAATAGGTGTGGCCTTCTTCTTTGAGGTAACAGCCCTGTCATATGACCTCTTTTATTCCTCAGGCTTCAGTCTGGTTCCTCAGGTTCATTCTCAACCTGAAGGGAAGTAGGGTGTGTCACTGTGGTAGTTGTAATCAGGGCACACCTTCTGTACTAGTTTATAATCTGTACTATAAAAGGAAATGTAAATACAGATTACTTTAAAGGGCTTGGAGCAGAGCCATGACACATGACTTTGGGTCTGCTCCTGATAACATGTTTTTGAAGGGTCATAGTTGCAGAGAGTGTTCTTGGTAGCCTTGTCAACCTTTTCATACTCGATACGACAGTTAAAGGATTTGGAATCTTTGGCATCAATCACTGTTTGTTGTGCCAAGTCAAATTCCACTATTTTGGTAGGGGGCACCAAGCTCACAGATACATTCCCTTGGCCAGTGGAATTATGCCTGAAATAAACGCTAAACGTCCCATTGCCATGATCAACAATTTTCCCAGTTATTAATAGGTTTAATTTCACAGTTTTGATGTTGGAATGAAAGTCGCCCCAGCCAAACATTTTCTTAAATTTCCCAGTCTTGACAATCGGCCGTCTCTTTGCTCTGGGTCGAGGCTCTTGAAGGTCTGTGGAGTTCCTCAGCCAGTCCCAGAGATCTTGCTCAGAATACGTTTCTGGGGCATCGTATCGCAGGTCCAAATCTGTATCATTTTCTTTGCCACGAAAAGTCTGTGATAGTAGTCGGCTGATAGACAAGTCTTTGCTGCTTTCTGTCCATATGTGCTTTAGTGTGGATTTGGAGCTGCCTGATTTTAGAAGTTCTGATTTGCCGCCATTTGTTAAATTTGCACACGTaacctgaaacaaacaaaaaaagaagccaGATTGAGATAGGTACCTAAAAACCCACTTTTCCCATCTGAGGCCAAAGAGATTGGAGTTCAGaattaaaattagttttaaaagtAAGCTGAAGTACATATACTCAAACAGATCAGAAAGATCATTTGTGTTTGTCTTTCCAAGAGGTCATAATCTATTTCTCTTTAACAGATATAATACCCTTCTGAATTAATCCATAAGGCTCTTTCGAATCCCAGCTCCAAACCTACTTCTACAGTGCAGTCTGCAAGCAGTCCACCAACCAATGGTTGCTTTTGTGTGCCAGTTGGAAATAGCTgatttttctgatttaaaaacaaaactaaaatgcCATGGAACCATCAGAACCAAATTGTGCAATAGCAAGCGTGTGCAGTAGCAAGTATGTGCAACCATGTGATCTTATTTGCAATATCTGCatgctcccttcctccctcactcttccctttggCTTGTCACATTCATTGATCATGTCTTGGTTCAAATGGATTTATATGCTCATTGAGAAGGAGATTGCCATGGCTCTCACAGGGTGGTTTTTGCACTGAAGAAGTAATAAAAATGTATCTATGCTGCtgcaaactcctctcccccgcaCCAGAGTGTCAGTGTACACCTGTATCTGTGCAGTTCTACCACTGCAAATCCCCCTTGTCCGAACAATCCGTGTGTGTTTATACAATACTTAGCACAATTGGGGTCTCTGATCCTGATGCTGGGTTGGGAGCCTGGAGCTCCTGATTTATGTCTTGTGTTCCTAAAGCTCACACTTCAGGTTTTCAACCATCAATCTTCACAGGTTAAGAATGGATCTTCCTTCACACACATCCTTtatcaccttcctctgaagccttAGGGATAGCCATGGCTTGGGAGGGGACATTGGACTACGAGGCCCAGTGCTCTGAGGTGCTACTGAGCATTTTCTCTCTCAGACGCTTGGCTGGCTACATCTTGCTCACAAGTGCAGGTTCTAACTGATCTCAGTatgtggggtcaggaaggaactgTTCCCACATTTCAGATTGGCAATGGTTTtataaggctgggggaggggcaaagttgCCTTTCTCACCAGTGTGTGGGTGCaggtcacttgccaggattatctaAGTGCATCTCACTTAATCATTTTCCTGCTACTGCAGGGTCTCAAGCTCTGGTGTGCCTGGGTCTCTTCTATTCTCTGCGTGTTGCACATAACTGTCTGGTCTCTTGTAGACTATAATGCTTTGGTCTAATTTAGGCCGTTGGGTTTAGCACATAGTTGGTGGCCTGTGATAGACAGAAggacagactagatgatctggtgttcccttctggccttaaaactcACCATTTGGGACCTCTAGGCCATACTACAGTTCAAATAACAGAAAATAATAAAGGGCTG
The DNA window shown above is from Pelodiscus sinensis isolate JC-2024 chromosome 2, ASM4963464v1, whole genome shotgun sequence and carries:
- the NXPH1 gene encoding neurexophilin-1, whose protein sequence is MQAVYWYAVLLLQPPLYLVTCANLTNGGKSELLKSGSSKSTLKHIWTESSKDLSISRLLSQTFRGKENDTDLDLRYDAPETYSEQDLWDWLRNSTDLQEPRPRAKRRPIVKTGKFKKMFGWGDFHSNIKTVKLNLLITGKIVDHGNGTFSVYFRHNSTGQGNVSVSLVPPTKIVEFDLAQQTVIDAKDSKSFNCRIEYEKVDKATKNTLCNYDPSKTCYQEQTQSHVSWLCSKPFKVICIYISFYSTDYKLVQKVCPDYNYHSDTPYFPSG